The Niallia circulans nucleotide sequence AGGGTTTTTAATACCGCCAGTTATTAAGTTCCCAACAGCTCCTTCAAGATTTTCAGGATGGGCACTAACTGCACTAGACATATAGTAGCTAAAGGAAATAAAATCCACCGGGTAATCACGGATAATCTGTTCATCTGAAGCCTCTGTTTCAAGGACAACATTCTTATCAGCCAGCATTCTTGCTGTATAACCAGGGTAGTAACCTCTCGCTAACACATCAGTAAAGAATAAGGACTCTCGCTGTTTTTCAACTGTTTTTTGAATATCATCTGGGTCACAGCTGTATGGCACTAGAAGCTGATAACTGATCATGCATCCTATTTTTGCATCAGGATTGCTTTCTAGACATGCTTTTTTTGCCAATGCACTAGCAATAAATTGATGATGTGCGCCTTGATATTTTGCTTGTTCGATATGGGGATGGTTTTCCTCGACAACTCCGACACTTACAAACGGATGATGCTTTACACAATTGATTTCATTGAATGGAACCCAATATTTGACCTTATCTTTATAGCGCTCAAAAACCGTTGAGGCAAAACGAGTATAAAACTCAATTAATTTTCGGTTTACCCAGCCTCCATATTCTGTTGCAAGATAAAGAGGCATTTCATAATGAGAAAGAGAAACGAGTGGCTCAATGCCATGCTTATTTAATTCATCAAAAACACGGTCATAGAATGCCAAGCCAGCCTCATTTGGTTCTAACTCATCTCCTTTTGGGAAAATGCGTGTCCAGGCGATCGACATTCTGTACACTTTAAAGCCCATTTCTGCGAACAAAGCAATATCTTCCTTATAGTGATGATAGAAATCTACTCCATGCCTTTTTGGATAGTATTTTGGACTATGCGGGTCTTGTGCCTCTTCTACCTGCTTGTGGGTCATCATATGCCACTGATCTGTCCACTGCTCTTTTGGCATGTTCTCATCAAATATATATACATCCGAAACAGACAGGCCTTTCCCGCCAACTTCACTTGCCCCCTCTACTTGCATTGCAGCTGTAGCGCCACCCCATAAAAAATTTTCTGGAAATGTTTTTTTCATATTAAACATACTTTAATAGCCTCCTATATTTTTTAGTCTATTTTTATAATAATAAAGATAATGCCTCTTCCCCATGTATGATTTGGTTTTTCTTTAAAGGAAGAATATCTAAATATTTATCTGAATTTGTGACAACAATTGGTGTTGTTATATCATAGCCAAGTTCTTTTAACATCTGAATATCGAACTCTGCAATTAAATCTCCTTTTTTCACCTTTGCTCCTGTCTCAACAAAACTAGTAAAACCTTCTCCGTTTAATTTAACGGTATCTAAGCCAATATGAATGAGGATTTCTCCCCCAGCAGTGGATGTAAGCCCATATGCATGTTTTGTTGGGAAGGCCAAGGTTACTGTTCCATCAACAGGTGAGTAAACTTTGCCGTCTTCAGGTATGACAGCAATTCCTTTCCCCATCGCTCCACCTGCAAAGACAGGATCACTTATTTCTTCCAATGGCTTGGCATAACCTGAGAGCGGACTGATAATACTTTCTCTTTTTATCATTGCATTCTCTACAGTTACAGCTGATTCATCTGTTTTTTTCACATCTTCTTCGCTTGCTTCATCTTTAAAACCGATTAAAATAGTTAGAATACAAGAACCTATTAAAGCAAAGAAATAAGCAATAATATATCCAGTCATACCATGAGCAACTACTGGTATTGTCAGGATACTTTTTTGTACTTGAGCAATAGCTGCAGATCCAAATCCACCAGCAATTCCTCCGCCAATTGCTCCCATCGTACAAGCAATTATAAATGGTCTTTTCAGCTTTAAGGTAACCCCATAAACAGCCGGTTCCGTTATACCCATTAACCCTGCAAAAAACGCGGAGAGA carries:
- a CDS encoding glycoside hydrolase family 1 protein produces the protein MFNMKKTFPENFLWGGATAAMQVEGASEVGGKGLSVSDVYIFDENMPKEQWTDQWHMMTHKQVEEAQDPHSPKYYPKRHGVDFYHHYKEDIALFAEMGFKVYRMSIAWTRIFPKGDELEPNEAGLAFYDRVFDELNKHGIEPLVSLSHYEMPLYLATEYGGWVNRKLIEFYTRFASTVFERYKDKVKYWVPFNEINCVKHHPFVSVGVVEENHPHIEQAKYQGAHHQFIASALAKKACLESNPDAKIGCMISYQLLVPYSCDPDDIQKTVEKQRESLFFTDVLARGYYPGYTARMLADKNVVLETEASDEQIIRDYPVDFISFSYYMSSAVSAHPENLEGAVGNLITGGIKNPYLPTSDWGWQIDPKGLRTALNQLFDRYQKPLFIAENGLGAVDELEEGDVINDDYRISYLRDHILQIKEAITDGVDVFGYTSWGCIDMISASTSQMSKRYGYIYVDQDDIGRGSKRRIKKKSFDWYKKVISSNGEQLD